One Podarcis muralis chromosome 1, rPodMur119.hap1.1, whole genome shotgun sequence genomic window carries:
- the RPL37A gene encoding large ribosomal subunit protein eL43, which produces MAKRTKKVGIVGKYGTRYGASLRKMVKKIEISQHAKYTCSFCGKTKMKRKAVGIWHCGSCMKTVAGGAWTYNTTSAVTVKSAIRRLKELKDQ; this is translated from the exons ATG GCCAAACGAACCAAGAAGGTTGGGATTGTGGGTAAATATGGTACCCGATATGGAGCTTCCCTGAGGAAAATGGTGAAGAAGATTGAAATTAGCCAGCATGCTAAAtacacttgctccttctgtggCAAG ACCAAAATGAAGAGGAAAGCTGTGGGTATCTGGCACTGTGGCTCTTGTATGAAAACAGTAGCTGGTGGCGCCTGGACATACAA CACCACTTCAGCGGTGACAGTGAAATCTGCCATCAGAAGACTGAAGGAGTTAAAAGACCAGTAG